In Candidatus Roseilinea sp., one DNA window encodes the following:
- a CDS encoding NADH-quinone oxidoreductase subunit F: MAGFYGTKNKTMDRHVLLRDIDVPNIREYDVYVANGGYEAWKKALTTMKPDEVINVVKESGLRGRGGAGFPAGVKWSFIPKDVFPKYVVVNGDESEAGTFKDHQIIDGNPHQLIEGVALCAYAVQAKTNYIYLRGEFYEPAQALQKAIDEAYAHGMLGKNVLGSGFDIDIHIHLGAGAYICGEETALLSSLEGQLGQPRLRPPFPAVQGLYAKPTVINNVETLANVPPIVLHGAQWYRQYGTEKSPGTKIFCVSGRVNKPGNYELPLGKYTIRELIEMAGGTMDGRPVKGVLPAGSSAPILPASALDTKLDYESVQAAGSILGSASFVILDDTVDIVWAARKMVRFFKHESCGKCTPCREGTYWALKLYDKILSGRGTLEDVDMIGEVAGQMAGKCFCLLGEFATSPMQSTLKHFRAEYEAFIANHQGGKMNGYTDELIREGVIAGPEGVIARH, from the coding sequence ATGGCTGGGTTTTACGGGACGAAGAACAAGACGATGGACCGGCATGTGCTGCTGCGCGATATTGACGTGCCGAACATCCGCGAGTATGACGTTTACGTCGCCAACGGCGGGTATGAAGCGTGGAAGAAGGCGTTGACGACGATGAAGCCGGACGAGGTGATCAACGTCGTCAAAGAGAGCGGCCTGCGCGGCCGCGGCGGCGCCGGCTTCCCGGCCGGCGTGAAGTGGAGCTTCATCCCTAAGGATGTCTTCCCCAAGTATGTCGTGGTCAACGGCGATGAGAGCGAGGCTGGCACGTTCAAGGATCATCAGATCATTGACGGCAACCCGCACCAGCTCATCGAAGGCGTGGCGCTCTGCGCATACGCCGTGCAGGCCAAGACAAACTACATCTACCTACGCGGCGAGTTCTACGAGCCGGCTCAGGCGTTACAGAAGGCGATAGACGAAGCCTACGCCCACGGCATGTTGGGCAAGAACGTGCTCGGCAGTGGCTTCGACATAGATATTCACATCCACCTCGGCGCCGGCGCATACATCTGCGGCGAGGAGACGGCGCTGCTCTCGTCGTTGGAAGGCCAGCTCGGCCAGCCGCGCCTGCGCCCGCCGTTCCCGGCCGTCCAGGGCCTGTATGCCAAGCCGACGGTGATCAACAACGTCGAGACGTTGGCCAACGTGCCGCCCATCGTGCTGCACGGCGCGCAGTGGTATCGCCAATACGGAACGGAGAAGAGTCCCGGCACGAAGATCTTCTGCGTGAGCGGGCGCGTGAACAAGCCGGGCAACTACGAGCTGCCGCTGGGCAAATACACCATTCGCGAGCTGATCGAGATGGCCGGCGGCACAATGGACGGCCGGCCGGTGAAGGGCGTGCTGCCCGCCGGCTCGTCCGCGCCGATCCTGCCGGCCAGCGCGCTCGACACCAAGCTGGACTACGAGAGCGTGCAGGCGGCCGGCTCGATCCTCGGCTCGGCCTCATTCGTCATCCTGGACGACACGGTGGACATCGTGTGGGCGGCGCGCAAGATGGTGCGCTTCTTCAAGCATGAGAGCTGCGGCAAATGCACGCCCTGCCGCGAGGGCACGTACTGGGCGCTCAAGCTCTACGACAAGATTCTCTCCGGCCGCGGCACGCTGGAAGACGTGGACATGATCGGCGAGGTGGCCGGGCAGATGGCCGGCAAGTGCTTCTGCCTGCTGGGCGAATTCGCCACCTCGCCGATGCAAAGCACGCTCAAGCACTTCCGGGCGGAATACGAAGCGTTCATTGCCAACCATCAGGGCGGCAAGATGAACGGCTATACCGATGAGCTGATCCGGGAGGGCGTCATTGCCGGACCGGAAGGCGTCATCGCTCGCCACTGA